Genomic DNA from Podospora pseudoanserina strain CBS 124.78 chromosome 4, whole genome shotgun sequence:
CTAACCATTGATTGGATATGTATGCAGGTGCAAACCCAAGTGCATACTTGGTTCCTGTTAATCTATGGCATGTAGGCCAATCGAACATGTATGTGCTGCACAATGTAGATCCGGCTGACATCTCAAACATTAGAATATATATGTATCTGGACTCGCCAACATGTGTGACTCTATTGGGGGATCACGTAGATGTACGACGTATTTAGGACATTCTATTTAGCTCTGGAACAGCACACGGAGGCTTGTAGCACTCTCTTTTTATCCGTTCGGGCAGAGTCCCTTGCGTTCGTTTTTGCTGTTCCACAGCTACCTATCTCAGGTAATCCTTATGGAGAGAGATACGGTCCTTAGTTTTGAATTATTCAAACCAGCCCATCTCTGACAATGCCACACCACACTCACTGCTTTTGTGCTTTCCTTTCCATCTCGCTTACAGCATCCCGCCCACCCATCgctccaaaaccaccccaTAGACAAATCTCCAAGCATGCTTGAATCCCTAGTGCAGTTGGGCAGGCGGTCTGCATATACCTAACACCAGAATCGCGCTGTAACGAGCTTCCTATTAACCACTACAGACGCATAAGTGCGTAGTTATTCAGCATGCCAGATATATTCCCTTTACTGGGTGGGTTAACTATACGTCGGTCCATAGGTAGGACTTAGGAAATATTATTCTCGTTTAGAGAGGATAGTGATTGGATCGTGCCATCATACACGAAGCATGTTTGTATTTACTAAATAGTAGCAATTGGAAAGGTGAGAAACCCGGGAAGTTAGATATGTAGATAAGGAAAGACTTGGATATGACAACAGACAGTGAGTAGAGCTATCGTGGATAGCCCTGTACAAAGATTTCTTTAGATCCTATATTAGATGAATCGTTCACTTCCCCAGCTGACCTTTTACACCCGCACTATAATTCTATCACTGCGATTGGCTTCCACTCCTGAATCGGTCCATCCGATGGAACCAGCCataccacaccaccatcccagccATCGTACATCCCTCTCTCTCCGCTCGCAGCCTGTCCATCATCCGGCAAAGCGACCCCGGCATCCACAATTATTCGACTTACCTCTCTCATTTTCTCCTCAGTAATCGGTACATCACCGCTGTTTCCCACATGGCATGCATGTCAGCCATTCGCTATCCCTATGcaaaaaagaccaaaacaAGCGATAAAGACTTACTACATCAAGCTAACATGCGGCCCAAActgcttcctccaccactccaACCATTCCTTCGTCTTCTCGCCCCGttcgtcctcttccccaaacaCTCCCCTCGCCCTCGAAACCCCCGCAAGGTCTTTGACGCCCTCGTACCCGACAGATATGTAACACCGCCTATAGAAAACATCCTGACTCTTCACCTTGCCGAAACGGACCTTGACGTGTTCGGCAGAAGGGAAGGGGATCGAGTCGAGCCATGCTTGTGGGTCGGACGCGTAGACAGAGGGAGGGACATCACTGGTCAGGGTCATgtggggggagaagaagtgCGGTTTGACTTTAGGAGATGATGCAGCTTCGGAGGGGCacttggaggggagggtcgAACTGATGAGCTTCGTGAGGATGGAGTAGAGGGGATGCGTCAGTGGAGGCAGAAGCCAAAGGGAAGAGCCAGGCATTGTGAGAGGCTTGCGGTTATGGAAGTAAAAGAAGTTAATTACGCAGTTGAGTTGTCCGGAAACGGTGTCGTTCTTGGTGTCGTTGATGGCGCGGGATGAGGTTAAAGGCGGGGTCGGCTCTGCAAGGTGTTGTCCCCTGTCACCTGCAGGCCGGGCCAGCCTCCACCAGATGCCAAGAGATTGACCCCTCAATACCCCCGACCAACCTTCACCCTTTCACTACACACCCCCGCTGTAGGTTCTTGTCGACGATGCTCTTGTACGCGTCTTGTTTAAATCGGGCATGCAAAATGAGACATTTTACCCCTTGGTCTCCGCGCTACCGGGGATTCCGGCTCTCATTCCAGTCGTGAATATGGTTTTGGGTGTAGTCTTTTAAGTGGGAATGTCCATTCCCTTCAGTTCAATCCTCACGGGTTAGGGCTAGGGTTTTCGGTTGGGGTTGCAGTTTTTCTAGTGTTTAGTCGAATCTAGCTTGTGGGCAGACCTCTGGGAGAGCTGGTCTGAGCGGTAGAATCCTAAATGTTGAAAGCAGTGGATGCATTTAATGATGAAACGAGCTGAAAAGCAGGCTTAAAAACGCTTGATTCTGGTAAATACCTAAGGTAAATAGATAGGTATAGTTGGGCGCAGATTCAATCGTTAGTAGTATTCTAGCTTTTATTTTCTACTTATCTAAGCATTATAAATACCCCTCATTCTAGCTTCTGCTATCCACTATCCGAGCATTAAAAAGCTTATTCTAAGCCTTTCTGTCTACAATCCAAGCATTACAAAGTCTTAGTTTAAACTTTTCCTAGCCACTATCCAAGTATTAGATATCCTTAGTTCAAACGTTCCAGGTCTTCATCCCAGCCTTTCAAATTTATAATGAAGCTTTTATAGCAAGCTAGGGAGAGGTGTTCGAGAAGGTTACCtcgggttgttggttgttgtctATTTATCATAGCGGGGACTTTTTGGAACCCATTTACTACTTGCAAGTTATCTTCCCAGTAATCCCCaagtaccaccaccagcagcgaCCGAGTAAGAAGAACAATTCACCAACCACAATCAAAGAAGATGGTATATTCAAGTCGGAAAATGAGTCATAGCTATATAGGTTTCAGGTTATAGTTTGTCTTCGATCTTGATATTCAGAATTCTTGCATTCTAGGTACCCCATGTCACTTTCCTCCCAGAACGGCCCATCAACTCGACCTCTCTACGCTAGCCCAAAGCCTGATCTCCCGTTAAGACCAGTTGCGTTGGGGTGCCACCTCCGAGGTGACCCATTAAAAGCTCAGTACCCTCGTTCGGGCCCGACCCGCATGTCCCCAGATCTGCTGCGCCGCACCACTGTTATGAAAAGCTCGGCGATAATCAGACCAGAGGGAGGCCACCAAGAGGCCAGGGCTAAAAATTCCATGCGGCGTGACTAACACAAGATGCCCTTCGGACTGAACCTAGTTGTGCTCTGCCAGTCCAACGAATGACCTCCACAAGGCCATCTCTAGTGACCTGCAAATCAAGCGATGCAAAACAGGTCGGCAGAAAAACCtggaaaacaagaaaaagtgCTGTTGATTCCGAGTTCCGGATGGCCTGACAGAATGTTATATACAGCCACGATAGACTTTTGTTTTCCTTTGCTGGACATATTTTACTCAACTCATTTTGTGTACCAGTCGAAACATATCAGCTACGCACTTTTTAATCTCGCCATAACAACACAATCGCCATTACATAACCAAGTCATAAACTCCAAATAAACATGTCAACAACACACCTCGGCACCAAGGGGCAACCCCTGATCGCAGCAAAGTTAGCATTAGGGACCAACAATCAAAATTCACAACGTCAAGCAGATGCCTACGTAGCACATATGGCCCTATCCAACGGCTACGTAGCATACCGAACAACTCTGACGAACTGGCTACCTGATTACCAATACCTACATCGAGCTCCCTGTCCCGAAGTCCCAGTCAACGGTGGCGAACATTGGAGACACGACAATCAGTCACAAGTCAAGCGAGATACTACGCTCGTCCTCTTACCGCACAAGCGCCTTGTTATCTCCGGGGACTTTCCTCTAGGTAGCCCCTGGCCGAGCAATTGCGCCGCGAAGAAAAGCCACTTACGCGATGTCAAGGCTCTCAGCTCAAGTTCATCAAAACTCACaggagagaaggaaagggagaaCAAGGCGGTAAAGGAGACGGTTTGGTGGCTGAAGTTTGACTGTCGGGGTGTGCCGGAGGAAATGAAAGGAGCTAtgcaagaggaggatgaagagaaagaacGAGTTAAGCAGCGACAGGCGGAGAAGGCAAGATTTCAGGGTGGGAGAATGGTGCAGAGAGGAAATGCAACGGTGTGGAGAAAGGAACCTCGATTCAGGGGCAGTGGGAGAGTCGTGACGCTTGATGATCCTGTGAAAGATGGCAAGGAACTGGCCTTTGGAGAGCAAATCCTGCCCAGCGACTTGTGGAGGGAAAACAGACGTTGGAATGCTCCAactgtcgaggagggtgagggaaTGAGAATGGAGGATATCATTCGTGCGGAGCCGGCTTATACGATTAGAACAGTACAACGACGCACCCCGAAGAAGACTATCAAGAAACGGGTCAGCTTCAAAACCCCGTTGGTGGAAGAGATTCCGTACTTGCAACCACCTGAGCTCTTGCTACTGGATTCGGCTAGTGATTGTGAGTTGAGCGTGGGATCGGAAAGCGGATGTGAATATGATGGTTTCCTCGACTTTTCCGAGGATGAGGCTCAGGGATGGGTGCCTGTTATGGTGCGAGAAGACcaaaaggaagaagaggaagggtggGTATCTCTTACTGGGTCCTGGATGATGCTTGGCGGAGAGccggaggaaaagaagatggTGAAGTTGTAGGATAGAGAAAGTTGGCACAAAGAGTGATCTCAGTTAGAataggtagataggtagcAATCGCAACAGAGGTACCGAACATGATTGGGAATGTACTTTGGGCATACCTCAATTCCGATAAGCCAAGCCTGGCTAGGTGTTTTTATCATGGTCAATGATCGTGTCCAAGCCTTACTCGGAGAATTCAAGCCTCATGGTGACATCGGACGGCAGTCAACTTCTTGACACCTGCCGGTTGAGGTACCGAAAACAACTAAAAAGTCTTACCATAGCGATCTGCCTCAGGGGTTGGGTTGCAGCGAACAAGACCCTGTTGTGTGTCACATGAAAAAGGGCAGCCTATCATAGCGATGAAACAAGCAGCTCCCAGGAGTCGGGGGCAAACTGTGCCCCGCTAATCCTGGATGCCCCGTCTCATAGGGCGTATCAGATCCAGGGGATCTAGCATCACCAGCAAATAAACGCTGTGGATGGCCAACGTCCCTGATATGGCACCCTGATATCCATGCTGCACACAGCCCAACCGATGGGCAGCGTTCAATTCTTCATCTCGACTCAGGGGCACGCCGAGATGCGCGCTTAGCTCCCATGATGAACAAACAGGATCGGCTGTTGAAAACAAGCTTAATACTTGGGCACCGCTCTACTTTCAATGTAGTTAGAGTAAGATCGGGGTATCTCAACGTTGCAAGTGTcggatgatggtgttgtgaaAAGCATCGCCCTCgatccttccttccttccattCAAGATATACACAGTCGTTCCTTCCCTTTCAATTCTTTCGTTTCAACCATCAGGCCATGGTTCGCCTGCACCTTCCTTTCGCTGCTGCCTTGGCGCACAGCATTTCTGCTCTTGCTAGCGCGATTCCACATGTTTcgcccaacaccatcattgACACTCGCGACGTgagctcatcatccatcgAAGACACAGTCTTGGCGAAACCCAACACTGTCATCCTGAAGCCCATTCGTTTTCCCCGCCCGGTAAATACCAGACGTGAGCTCCGAGCTGCCTTTTCGCTCAAGTCCGAAGAGACTTTTTACTGGTCTGGCGAGGACGGCACCATCGCCAAGCTTCGCATCGAGACCGCCGGCGAAAACGAAAATCTCGTGAACCTCGAGCTCATCGACGACCTCATCACCCAAGTCAGCTGTCCCCAGACCGACGGCGAGTTGAAGCTTACCTTTTCCGAGGAAGCCGACTTTGACGAAGCGGAAGATATATGGCAGTGGGTCAACAAGAAGCCTGACAACCACTTCTTCctgcttgttggtgatggtgtttgtGGCAACAACACCGAGCGTATCATCTACAATGTCACTGGGCTGATCTATaatgacaagaagaaaactgCTATCTTGAGTGTTGAGCAAACAACGTGGAAGAAAGCGGCACATACTTTTGACTTGACCGTCGGCCGACCGGCGGTCCCTCCCAGTAAGATTGAAAAGAGGCAGTTCTTCAAGGATGCGTGGAACAAAATCAAAGATGGGTTTACTAAGGTCGGAAAAAAGATCAAAGAGACCGCCGACAAGGTCATCGGGAAAGCTAAGGAGAAGGTCGAGGAGATTCCAGCTGTTACCGTTCCTGTGCTAGGTGAGGTGAACCCGTTCGACCCAGCTTTTAACCCCGATTTCTCGATTCCATTCGAGTCGAATCTCACGGCAAAGACGATCTCGCTCTCTCGGGACCAAATCGACGCTTCAGCTACATGTGTCAACTGCTTTACGACCGGGTCATTGCTCATTGAGGCAAGGTTCGCGGCCAAGGCGTTCAAGCTATCCGAGGCCAACGTGGAGATCTCTTTGTCCGACGAGCTGGCGGCCACTGCCATTGTTGCTCTGAAGGCGCAAGGCAGTGTGTTGAACGGGGCTGCCTTGTCACAGAGTATTCCGATCTTTGAGTTCTCGCCTGCGGGTATTGCTATCCCTGGTGTGCTCACTCTGGGCCCAACAGTAGCTATCTCTTTAGGTGCTGAGCTTGGTGAGCTGAAGGGGAGTCTTGGCGTCACCCTGGGGGGCACGGCTAGCCTGCCCAAGGGATCAACTGCCAAGCTTGACTTTTTGAATGAGGCCAGAATGAGTAAGAGCGGTTGGAAGATCACGTTTGAGGAGCAGCCCCTGAAGGTGGACGCAAATGTTGAAGCTCGCGCTTCGGCTTTCCTTAAGGGCTCGATCGGGATGGAAGTCAGTGTTGTTGGTAAGTAAACAGTTCTCTCCACTGGTGTGAAGATATCATCTCAGTTAACACTCTTATAGAAACGGGCTTTGCTGCTGAGTTGACTGCGAAAGCGCCAACTTTGTCTGCGTCTTTAAAGACAATCACTTGTTTGTCTGCCCTTCCCCAAAAGACGCTGATTCACGATTGGCTTTGACTAACATGGTGGGCAGCTACGACTTGCATGGCTTGTGGAGGCTTTCAGAACGGCTTCCAGGGTAGTCTCAATCTTGGGGCATCGGTGGGTGTCGGCCTGACAAGGAAGAGTTCCGGAGCAGATGTACCATTATGGAACATGAATTTTGGAGTGAGTTTCCCTTATTGTCTGGCATTGATCAGTGATAGCTGATTCGTTAATAGGAAGCCAACACTTTGGAACTTGCCGGATTCTGTGAGGGTTTTGGGCCACAGGGAGATCGGTGTCTGGCTATCATCTGAGATACTTGTCCATTCATCCACCTCATCATTATTGCATCCAATTCAAGGCAGACCTCTGGTGATTCTCTCTATTCTAGAGCCTTGTCTTGCGGCTGTTGCTAAGCATCTTGTTGGTGCAGTAACTGGGGCGGTGCTATTACCTGCATATTTCGCCAACAGTTGATGCCCAACTGAACCAGGTGACCAACCAGAGCATTGCAATATTTATCGAGGATAAGCCTCAAGGTCTGGTTTGAACGGATATGTGGCTATGTAGCTGACTGGGCGGTAGGATTGCAAATGCATATGCATCGAGTGCTAGCGGGAAGACGGCCACATGAGCCTGGTCGAGGCACATATACCTTGCACATCAGCCTCCTACATCACCACTTGAGTTCTGGTTTTGGACTATTCTTTTGCAAATGTTTGGTACCTTTGACAACATGCTCGATCTGGTTACATGTATTGCTAGCTTCGCCTACCAGACCTTTTTGAACTACAACGGCCTGGGAGATGGTGCCAAAGATCTCGCGAAAGAGATCAAAAGTATCTCAGGGAAAAAAGCACATGTAAAAAGGTCTATGAGCGGATCTATTCAGGGACGATTCGGGTCTCCTTCTCCGAGCAGTTGCAGCGAAGATTGATTACCAGTTTGGAAAGATGTCAGAAGACGTTGTCAGAAGCTGAGGAGAAGTCAAACAAGCTTCTCAAAAGTCGAAGCCGCAAACTCCTCCAAGTTCTAGACCCTGATGAGGTGAAAAGGTTGAGGGACAATTTGCGGTCGAGAGACAAAGACCTGCGATCAGTTGTGGAGGACATCCACCTGTAAGTCGCTTTTTCTTCTGGCCAGTATTACTGTTTCTTTCATCTATTCCAGTGAGAGGTCTTGGCTATATGATACTTCATGCCTACATCATGCAAGGGCAACCGTCCGCTGACATCGGGTGCTTAAAACAGGGAGATAGGCGCCCAAACACTCAAAGACGTGCGCCAAATAAAAGACATGTCCTACCAGACTAAGCATATCTGTCGCCAAGCAAGAGACACGGCCGACCAAACAAAAAGAATGACCTCCAAATTACACAGTGACGTCCAAAAAAACGGCGCCGTAGCCTACCGAACACAGGCCACTGTCCTCAATATCGAATCCCAACTCAGAAAACTCATCAAGGCATCCCGCTCACCGAGCCCAGGACGCCAATTTGCAGATTGGGTTCTGCCATTGGTGAGGACACTTTTGCTCAACGGTGAGAGCGTCGACAAGCGACAACTGCCTAACAGATACGCTGCTCTACAAAATGCTTATAGTGACCCCGATCAATCCGACAACAAAATTGTTCTTGTAAGCTTTCTGCTCGACGAGGGGGCTGATCCAAAGCTTACCACTGAAGGTGCTCAGTCGACATCCCTACACCTCGCTacctacaacaacaacgtgAAAGCACTGAAGGCTATCAAGAGAAGCTTGGTGCCGGAGGACGACGGACCTGCTGATGCCAAGACACTCGCCGCTCGAGCTACAAAGCTTCCTGTATTCACCAAGGAACAAGAGGTAACGACACCACCCCGTCGACCTTCAACTTCGATGAGTACGGTGTCAACCGTGCAGCGCTATAGACGCCACAAAAAGGAATGGAAGAGTCTCCTATATAAGGCCAACAAGAACGGTAGGAATGTCCTTCACATGGTTGCTTGGGGGGCAGCACCTGAGGCGGCCGAGTTTTTGGTTAGCGAGATTGTGAGAGAGAGGCTGAGTGAGCGGTTGGTTAGGGGGCAGGACGACAAGGGAAGAACGCCTTGGGATGTCTTGTCTGGAAATTTTTCCAGGGGAGATAAGGATGAAAGAGCGTTCaggaagatgaagactgCGTTCGAAAAGGCGGGTGCACACTTGGCTGCAGCTCAAGAGAAGGAACTAGCAAAGGAGGTACAGGCTAAGGCGCTACCTCAAGTCGACGAGCAACATGAAGGTACAAAGAATGCGTGAAAGACCACTCCACGCCAGCAACCACGCCGGAGCCCGCCTCGAGGCAGGTCTGAGGTTCGATCTCCACAGAAACACGAGGACCGTGGTCGGAATACAACCCCAGACTCAGGTCAACGACAGAATGACCAAAGCCATCTCAAATATCCAGATCGTAGAGATGATGACCGGTCACTGGGAAAGAGCGACAGCCGCCGTGGAAGATCCAAGGCACCTACGAAGGACGCCAGCCAAAACAGGACCAACAGACAACGGTCGAACAGTCCACAGGTCACCAGACAGGATGTGCGCACAAATAAGATTTCGAGTCACAAAGTGACACCTGACACTGGCAGGAGCGACAAAGCGGCCGGTGAGAAACAAAAACCCAGAAAGAATACACCAAAACCTCGAGGTGTTCATTCAAGCCAGATGAAcaagccaccaccatgtCCAAATACTAGAGCAGCCAATTTACCGCCCCCCGTGAACCAGAGGAGCAGGTCCCAAAATACCTTGCCTGATTTGAAGCAAGATGCCGAATGCAAGATGCGTCCAGTGTCATCTCAAA
This window encodes:
- a CDS encoding hypothetical protein (COG:S; EggNog:ENOG503PYI5), producing the protein MLDLVTCIASFAYQTFLNYNGLGDGAKDLAKEIKRTIRVSFSEQLQRRLITSLERCQKTLSEAEEKSNKLLKSRSRKLLQVLDPDEVKRLRDNLRSRDKDLRSVVEDIHLEIGAQTLKDVRQIKDMSYQTKHICRQARDTADQTKRMTSKLHSDVQKNGAVAYRTQATVLNIESQLRKLIKASRSPSPGRQFADWVLPLVRTLLLNGESVDKRQLPNRYAALQNAYSDPDQSDNKIVLVSFLLDEGADPKLTTEGAQSTSLHLATYNNNVKALKAIKRSLVPEDDGPADAKTLAARATKLPVFTKEQEVTTPPRRPSTSMSTVSTVQRYRRHKKEWKSLLYKANKNGRNVLHMVAWGAAPEAAEFLVSEIVRERLSERLVRGQDDKGRTPWDVLSGNFSRGDKDERAFRKMKTAFEKAGAHLAAAQEKELAKEVQAKALPQVDEQHEGTKNAPLHASNHAGARLEAGLRFDLHRNTRTVVGIQPQTQVNDRMTKAISNIQIVEMMTGHWERATAAVEDPRHLRRTPAKTGPTDNGRTVHRQDVRTNKISSHKVTPDTGRSDKAAGEKQKPRKNTPKPRGVHSSQMNKPPPCPNTRAANLPPPVNQRSRSQNTLPDLKQDAECKMRPVSSQSESQKKLKSRVSTGEKKHEGC
- a CDS encoding hypothetical protein (EggNog:ENOG503P6E8; COG:S), with the protein product MPGSSLWLLPPLTHPLYSILTKLISSTLPSKCPSEAASSPKVKPHFFSPHMTLTSDVPPSVYASDPQAWLDSIPFPSAEHVKVRFGKVKSQDVFYRRCYISVGYEGVKDLAGVSRARGVFGEEDERGEKTKEWLEWWRKQFGPHVSLMYGDVPITEEKMREVSRIIVDAGVALPDDGQAASGERGMYDGWDGGVVWLVPSDGPIQEWKPIAVIEL
- a CDS encoding hypothetical protein (EggNog:ENOG503P5BJ) gives rise to the protein MVRLHLPFAAALAHSISALASAIPHVSPNTIIDTRDVSSSSIEDTVLAKPNTVILKPIRFPRPVNTRRELRAAFSLKSEETFYWSGEDGTIAKLRIETAGENENLVNLELIDDLITQVSCPQTDGELKLTFSEEADFDEAEDIWQWVNKKPDNHFFLLVGDGVCGNNTERIIYNVTGLIYNDKKKTAILSVEQTTWKKAAHTFDLTVGRPAVPPSKIEKRQFFKDAWNKIKDGFTKVGKKIKETADKVIGKAKEKVEEIPAVTVPVLGEVNPFDPAFNPDFSIPFESNLTAKTISLSRDQIDASATCVNCFTTGSLLIEARFAAKAFKLSEANVEISLSDELAATAIVALKAQGSVLNGAALSQSIPIFEFSPAGIAIPGVLTLGPTVAISLGAELGELKGSLGVTLGGTASLPKGSTAKLDFLNEARMSKSGWKITFEEQPLKVDANVEARASAFLKGSIGMEVSVVETGFAAELTAKAPTLSASLKTITCLSALPQKTLIHDWL
- a CDS encoding hypothetical protein (EggNog:ENOG503PX1P) — encoded protein: MALSNGYVAYRTTLTNWLPDYQYLHRAPCPEVPVNGGEHWRHDNQSQVKRDTTLVLLPHKRLVISGDFPLGSPWPSNCAAKKSHLRDVKALSSSSSKLTGEKERENKAVKETVWWLKFDCRGVPEEMKGAMQEEDEEKERVKQRQAEKARFQGGRMVQRGNATVWRKEPRFRGSGRVVTLDDPVKDGKELAFGEQILPSDLWRENRRWNAPTVEEGEGMRMEDIIRAEPAYTIRTVQRRTPKKTIKKRVSFKTPLVEEIPYLQPPELLLLDSASDCELSVGSESGCEYDGFLDFSEDEAQGWVPVMVREDQKEEEEGWVSLTGSWMMLGGEPEEKKMVKL